In the genome of Monodelphis domestica isolate mMonDom1 chromosome 2, mMonDom1.pri, whole genome shotgun sequence, one region contains:
- the EIF4A3 gene encoding eukaryotic initiation factor 4A-III: MAATATMATSGSARKRLLKEEDMTKVEFETSEEVDVTPTFDTMGLREDLLRGIYAYGFEKPSAIQQRAIKQIIKGRDVIAQSQSGTGKTATFSISVLQCLDIQVRETQALILAPTRELAVQIQKGLLALGDYMNVQCHACIGGTNVGEDIRKLDYGQHVVAGTPGRVFDMIRRRSLRTRAIKMLVLDEADEMLNKGFKEQIYDVYRYLPPATQVVLISATLPHEILEMTNKFMTDPIRILVKRDELTLEGIKQFFVAVEREEWKFDTLCDLYDTLTITQAVIFCNTKRKVDWLTEKMREANFTVSSMHGDMPQKERESIMKEFRSGASRVLISTDVWARGLDVPQVSLIINYDLPNNRELYIHRIGRSGRYGRKGVAINFVKNDDIRILRDIEQYYSTQIDEMPMNVADLI; this comes from the exons ATGGCTGCCACAGCCACGATGGCTACTTCGGGTTCTGCGCGGAAGAGACTGCTGAAAGAGGAAGACATGACCAAAGTGGAATTCGAGACCAGTGAAGAAGTGGACGTGACACCCACTTTTGACACGATGGGTTTGCGGGAGGATTTGCTGCGAGGCATCTACGCCTACG gttTTGAGAAACCATCAGCTATCCAACAGCGTGCTATCAAACAAATTATTAAGGGAAGAGATGTCATTGCACA gtCTCAATCTGGTACAGGCAAAACAGCAACATTTAGCATTTCAGTTCTCCAGTGTTTGGATATTCAG GTGCGAGAAACCCAGGCTTTGATCTTGGCTCCAACCAGGGAATTAGCTGTTCAAATTCAAAAG GGTCTTCTTGCTCTTGGTGACTACATGAATGTTCAATGTCATGCCTGTATTGGAGGGACAAATGTTGGTGAAGATATCAGGAAACTGGATTATGGGCAACATGTCGTTGCTGGTACACCAGGTCGTGTTTTTG ATATGATTCGTCGCAGAAGTTTAAGAACTCGTGCTATCAAGATGTTGGTTTTGGATGAAGCTGATGAAATGCTTAATAAAG GATTCAAGGAACAGATTTATGATGTGTACAGATATCTGCCTCCTGCTACCCAGGTAGTTTTGATCAGTGCCACATTGCCTCATGAGATCTTAGAAATGACCAATAAATTCATGACTGATCCAATTCGCATCCTGGTTAAACG TGATGAATTGACTCTGGAAGGAATCAAACAGTTTTTTGTGGCAGTggaaagagaagaatggaaatttGACACTTTGTGTGACCTTTATGATACTTTGACTATCACTCAAGCAGTCATCTTTTGTAATACCAAGAGGAAG GTAGACTGGCTGACTGAGAAAATGAGAGAAGCCAACTTCACTGTTTCATCAATGCATGGAGACATGCCCCAAAAAGAAAGAGAGTCTATCATGAAAGAGTTTAGATCTGGTGCAAG CCGAGTACTTATTTCAACAGACGTCTGGGCCAGAGGATTAGATGTTCCTCAAGTCTCTCTTATCATTAACTATGACTTGCCCAATAACAGAGAATTATACATACACAG AATTGGGAGATCAGGTCGATATGGCCGAAAGGGTGTTGCGATTAATTTTGTAAAGAATGATGATATCCGAATTCTCAGAGATATTGAACAGTACTACTCAACTCAAATTGATGAAATGCCCATGAATG ttgcCGATCTTATCTGA